The Nicotiana tomentosiformis chromosome 9, ASM39032v3, whole genome shotgun sequence genome contains the following window.
gaactttacctctaacagtctggcctctacctatggcttcctgacccctgcctctggctggctgagcaggcggtacAACAACTGAtgtcggaaccatggcacgagaactctgatgctgtgagctgcccgttgcccgagggaaaaatcaAGCAATGTTCCTtgaatcaccacaagtataacataacctcagcTGTTGTGACTCCTGACCTTGAAACTGActctgtcgacctgaataaccaccctgataactctggagtggaggtgcactaataggagctggtggttcACTATAGGCTagttggtcggaataatgcatatgagggccacgaggcaccgtgggatgcctggagcgctgaatgaaacggcttgggaggatggcctctaccaaaagtactcttgcctctagacgaggcaccgcTGATCTcgccggaatgacgaggtctcttatcagacccctgactttcctgagtaagaaccatttcgactcgtctggcgatattagcagccacctgaaaagaaatctcactcccagtctccttagccatcagCAGTCTGATAGGctaagcaagtccatcaataaacctcctcaccctctctctcggtaggaagcagaagaatagcatgatgggccaaatccacaaaacgggtctcatactgagtaacagttatactgccctgctggagacgctcaaactgacggcgatgctcctttctcaatgtgataggcagaaacttgtctatgaagagctgagagaactggtcccaagtaagagcaggcgacccagctggtctggtcaacaagtaatctctccactatttcttggcggaaccagtcatatgaaatgcagcaaaattgaccccattggtctccactatacccatgttttgtTGGACCTCGTGATagctatcaagatactcctggagattctctgaaggagcaccactgaagtgaacaggaaagagcttgataaacctatccaatctccataaagcctcaaaagacatagctggcccatctccgacctgtgccgcaataaccggctgaactaatccgattggctgagctgttggagcctgatactggggagctatctgctccggagcaggagtggtgggagtctaggctcctcctccagcctgagagactgctggtgccatgggaaatgcgccagtctgggccacactctctataaggcccaccaaacggaccaaagcatcctgaagtactagggtggcaatgaacccctccggaacctgagctggtccggtaggaacagtctgggctggaacctcctcgtcaagctctatctgaggctccactgttggggctactgctcgggctctaggctgagccctgcccctacctcggcctctggcacggcctcggcctcgacctctacctcgcgtaggagctatcactggaggctctggctgctgctcagtggaggaagcggtacgtgttctcgccatctgcgagagaataagagtaaaagagtttaataagtattgagaaagcaaaatcgcatgacagagaagaatagaagtgaaacttgttcctaaacttcatagcctctggaagataagtacagagtctccgtaccgatcctccagactctactaagctttctcgtgaatcgtaagacctaggcaacctagtgctctaatacctactgtcacgacctggaattatccatcgacgggaccgtgatggcgcctaacatttcacttgctaggcaagctaacattaTAGAATCTttaaactaattccttatttccattcagtaaataacaataattaactaagatgaaatttaataagtgcggaatattataaaactgtattaattactaccacccggatctggagtcacaattcacgagcattctaaaatttactacacgtaatagtctaaaagaaatacaactgtttgaatgaaagaaaacagtaggacataaaagatagacaaggatttcaaggtctgtgaacgccgacagatctaccttgagtctccagacagcggaccaatagaaaaatctcaatcaacctgagctggtaccaaaatttgcacagaaagtgcagattgcagcatcagtacaaccgaccccatgtactggtaagtgtcgagcctaacctcggtgaagtaatgacgaggctaggacaagacacccacatataacctgaacagtataatcatgctagtggcaacaacagtaaataaagaaataacgcagaaataatgggaaggggatatacaatgggggaatacaatataaagagtgagaataatgaaaaaacggaattaaaccaaaaatccttaaacaaattgagcaaatacagcagcaaaggaaaactgcacggcatcaacttttgtgcttttactctcaacctcaccaaataaataaatagaacgacacggcatcacccttcattcttttactctcaacctcgccaaataaataaatagaacggcacggcatcacccttcgtgtttttactctcaacctcgccaaataaataaatagaacggcacgacatcacccttcgtgcattaaacctctcctaatatacacggcatcatccttcgttctttacactcttcctcacaatataaataatgcatgcacggcatcacccttcatgctttacactcctcctcacaaatcacagaatcaataacaacggatagatagaagtatcacaaagaaaccagtattttacccataatcaatagcacaatgtaacctcaaccttgaatcaatattcgaaagttaccaaatctcagtgaaactagatataagtcacccaacatttcaaataacccgctaagcatggattgtagaatttaaggctacaaaatagacaagaatagaattgcactggcatgctatgactcgacaacgatgcatatatgctcgtcacctcacctatacatcatatttaacaaccaatcacgtagcaaataaacataTAATACCTAtttcctcaagccaaagttagacacgacacttacctcacttcgaaggccacttaattctcaatcacagcttttcctttggaattcacctccaaaccactcgtatcttttcaaaaatgactcaataatatcaaataaagctaaagaaatcaattatattgcatagattaaattttccaaattttcttccaaaaagtcgaaaaatcaaccccgggcctacttagtcaaaactcgaggttcggaccaaaatccatttacccattcactcccgagcccgaatatataattggttttggaatccgacctcaaattgaggtctaaatctccaaattttcGAAATACCTAGTttataccctaacccctaattccatcattaatgggtaattgaaagaaaatggtttagaatcacttaccaacactttgggggaaaaatgactcttgaaaatcgcctttacccgtttggttcttgaaaaatgttgaataAATGGCTTAAActcgtgtttgattctgtttaaTGCACTGggtgacagtgtgcatcgcgttcacgaagccactatcgcgttcgcaaagggtactggctgccaagccttcgcgttggCGAGACCTTCCTCGCGtttgcgatggttactcccccctggcctttgcgttcgcgagacatttctcgcgttcgcgatgaaggaacggccaaccctcccccaggtgtgcctaacactacgcgttcgcgaggatctggtcgcgttcgcgaagagtaacgcccccatagcttcgcgttcgcgaccaagactttgcgttcgcgaagaagaaaacttcagctgcctagtttactcttcgcgttcgcgagaatacctttgcgaatgcgaagaaggacctgccagaacatctgctgcagcaaaataccagatttgtaaaatccaaaacatcctgtggcctacccgaaactcacccgagcccctcggggctccaaaccaaacatccacacaagtctaaaaacatcatacgaacttgctcgcgcgatcaaattgccaaaataacgcctagaactatgaatttagcaccaaatcaaatgaaattctcaagaacactttaaaattcatatcttctcaactggacgtccgaatcatgtcaaatcaactctgtttctcaccaaatttcacaaacaattcctaaatatcataatgaacctgtaccgggctccagaaccagaatacggacccagcactaacaatgccaaaaatcaatcaattcttaaaaataattaattttcataaaaaattcataacatgagctagggacctccgaatttgatttcaggcatacgcccaagtcccataattcgatacggacccaccgggaccatcaaaatacagATCTGTGTctatttaccaaaaatgttgaccgaagtcaacaaaaattaacttttaaggcataaattcttactttcatcaattttcaacataaaagattTCCGGAAACATGCTCTGACtatgcacacaaatcgaggagggtaaataTGAGATTTTTAAAACTTAAGAGCatagattcaagttctaaaacataagatgacattttgggtcatcacaaaggaTTAAGGAGATAGCTGACTATGTCGTGATGAAATGTCACGAATGTGAAGACATGACTAGGTCCGTGTTTTTCGTTTCCATGATGACCTTCGTTCACCAGGTAATGGATGACTTAGACTGTCTTCAAAAAGATATTGTGTGAAGGCCCGCACAAAGACCAGCTAATGCCCTGCAGGCTCCCAGAGTACCAGTAGAGGCTCTTATGTACTTTTGAGGTTTTAGTCTTTTTTCGAGTCTGTATTTTACCTTTCTTTTTCGAATTTTGTTCAAGGctatttcattatttatttcgagTCTGTATTGTTTTCCTTTATCGTCGTCATTACCTTAAttccttgtaatagaaaatcaaaaaaaaagaTATCTTTGTTAatgaaaaatgaaatgaaaagtgTGTGTGGTTTTTGTTATTTCACACTTATCCCccgaactacgtaatgatctgattcatgcggtgtcatgatacgtaggcaatctatGTAGGATTCGATCACGGccatgaaataaaataaaatatatatatatatatatatatttagaaaCACACATTTCATCGCACAGAGAAAGAAAATGAGAAAGTAAAAAGGGAGATAACAAAACTAGGATGAAACACACAGCCGTCGCAAAAATATTTAGAAAACGTTTAACTAtttaggtgcattgcatccccaatatgcgattCCCTATGTGTTAAATATCTCAAACTAACCAGGTTGTTGTGTATGCTTTAAGAACAAGTCCTATTTTTAGGTGGTTGGTTTTTGTGATAATCTGGCTTCACATCCTTACTTCACAAGATCTAAGGGAAGTATCTCCATGGCCTCAGAAAGTCATCTACCCATCATTGAGCCCGAGGATAGCCCGGTATCGGCTATCCCGCAGTCAGAGTCAGCAGTTGCTGAGGAAAATAGAAGGCTACGATGCCGTATGCTAGAAATGTGGGACGCATCGTCCAACGGCAGGGAACCACCCAGTACTATCCTGGATTCCCTGAATTGCTCCCCAGGATGGGAGGAACCACCAATGTCCCTATCCCAGTGACTAACCCATTCATCCCGTTTGGGTACCCCACCATGTTAGCCAACTTCACCGGTATGCCTTCTGAGGTTCGCCCCCAGGCACCGTCTTCAGGAATAACATCTACAGTGTTCACAGCACCATCAGCCTCTACTACGACACAATCAATATTGCCTCAGCCATGCTTTGAACCATCAACTTTCACTTTTCAAGCACCCCAATTTCAACTGGACACCGCTCGTGTTACCCCAAACTCCTATCCTCAGCACCCACAATATGAGTCTCCCCTAGAACATGAAAGAGCTGTGATGAACCCTGAACAAGAAGAGatagctcaaaagatgaaaagCATCGAGCAGAGCCTCAAGAACATGCAAGGCCTGAGTGGCCAAAAGTGCATTTTGTATGCTGATCTGTGCATTTTCCCTCACATACATTTTCCCGTTGGCTTTAAAACGCCAAAATTCGAAAGCTATGACGGGCACGGAGACCCGATCGCCCACTTGAAGCGATATTGTAACCAGTTGAGGGGTGCagtaaagcatcgcgttcacgagcagtgtctcgcgtttacgaagagcaaatgttgggcagcacattttgtgcttcgcgaatgcgagggacctgtcgcgttcgcgaagaagaaaggtcTTGACAGTAAGTTTAAGTTCAGATccattttaacgatttggagctcggattgaggcgatatttgggtgattttcagagaaaacaacggggtaagtgttcttaactcattattggttaaattacccgaatccatggttatttttatcatttaattggtgaattaagttgaaaatgtttgaaaccctcttggataaatttgaggatttgagggtcaaaTTATTATCGAAATTTAGCAAttttggtatagttagactcgtggtggaatgggggTTCATATTTTgcaacttttgttgggttctaaaatgtgggccccactggcgctttttgagctaaaattcggatttttatggaaaatgagcattttcttatggaattaatttcaatgaattttattgactgaaacgaattatttatggctagattcgaggcatttggaggccaattcacgaggaaaagacattgcagaataataatttcacggcttgaggtaagtaacagttttaaaaatggtcctgaggatatgaaaccccggaatttgatatcgtgtgattACTTTTGAGGTGGCACACATGCTtggtgacgggagtgtgggcgtgcaccgaggggattatgacttcATCTGTCCCGTGatactgtaaagttgaataacttgttgttagctatgtgctctctatgtgttatggaaatttgactagaaaccatgtttaggctatatggtggtactgttgggacccacagaggtcgtgtacatgttaaaCTACTTGCTTAATtgttatttgtactcagtcacactttacttgattattttatctcagtctctattgttcattattgatgcatcatatcattgttgtttgggctgatattcatgatttctgagagcccgagagactggagagatttattaCTGAGccaggccgagggcctgattgtgagatatattattatagcacgtgatttgtccgtgcggatccttatattatactatagcacgtgagttggtcgtgcagcacgtgagttagtcgtgcagcacgtgagttggtcgtgcagcacgtgagttggtcgtgcagcatgtgagttggccgtgcggatccatatattctactatagcacgtgagttggtcgtgcagcacgtgagttggccgtgcaacacgtgagttggccgtgcggatatagatatttatattatggcacgtgagttgtctgtgcagcacgtgagttgtccgtaaagattatagcgcttgggctgttggagcccctccggagtctgtacacacccccagtgagcgcgggtacccattgagtgtgagtgctgagggttgagggctgagagccgagtggttgagctattgtgatgagttgagtgactgttgcctgagaggctgtacttgatttgcaattgttgttgcacttggttactatctgtcattattgtgaaatctctgaaagattttatattcggattacatgaacttgaactgtataaaattgatttgacttttaaactgccggatttgaaagcatgtctattctttgctggaattactgaaagtgaactataactgtatagctcatcattatcttcagttccttagttattattgttacttgctgagttggttgtactcatactacaccctgcacttcgtgtgcagatccaggtgttcccggatatagtgggtgttgatcatttcgcgcagttgattttcaggagattttgaggtagctgccgtgttctgccggccttgtctctccttctctatctccttgtttactgtatttggtctcgaactattatagaccgtattttccagactgtattcatattatatgctcatatactcagtgataccaggttttggggagtgtttataTTAGTAATTATGGGATttcgtattgtatttaaatattatttttttcaaacttaagagaaattatggtttattgagattatcggcttgcctagtatcgagataggctccatcacaacagattgggattttgggttgtgacagaacAACTCATGTTGAGCCCTCCAAAAAGATTTGAACAGAGGAAAGCCACGCTAAATGTGCCAAAGATGTATGTACCAAAAGGGACTTATGTGGCGTAGAGGTCAATAATCCCACCTAGGCTGGATGAGCCTTTGGTCATCAGCCACGCACCGCAGAATCCCATGAGAGACCCCACTtccatcccttggaactacaataAGACAGTGGTCACATACAAAGGAAAGGAAGTCATGGGAGAAGTAAATGAAATGAACCAATCTGGGAAGTATCACAACCCAGAAGAATTGAACAAATCAAAGCTAAACAAGGAGAAGCGGTTTCCACTCAAGAAGTTGGTGAGTGCTGAAGAAGCGGAGGAGTTTTTCCGAAGGATGAAAACTTCGGAATATGCCATAATTGATTAACTTAGGAAGATCCTTCCCAAGTTTCACTTTTATCCTTGCTGATGAGCTCAAATGAACATCAGAAGGTGCTTCTAAAAACTTGAATGAGGCATATGTCCCGATTGAAACTTTAGTCGAACAATTGGAAAGAATGGCTGAGCGATTTTTCGAAGTCAACCGGATCTCCTTCAGCCGCAATGACTTGCCTCCAGAGGGAGCCGCTCACAACAAAGCCCTTCATTTGACTATCAAGTATGAAGGTTATTATGTGAATAAGGTTATTCTAGACGGTGGGTCCAGAGTCGACATTTGCCCTCTCTCAACACTACAGAGGATGGAAATCGGGACCAAAAGGATTAGATCAAACAATGTCTGTGTGTGCGCTTTTGATGGCATCAAGCGAAATACGATAGGGGAAATCGACTTGATTCTAACCATTGGCCCCGTGGACTTTAAAGTAACGTTCCAAGTTCTGGACATGGATACTTCATATAAATTTCtcctaggaagaccatggatccatgCCGCATGAGCTGTGCCCTCTACTCTCCATCAaatggtcaagtttgaacatGAAAACCAAGAAATTGTCATCCACGGGGAGGATGAACAGTCCATTTATAGGGACCCATCAGTCCCTTGTCTCGAGGCTAGAGAGGGAAGTGAGCACATTATCTGTCAAGCCTTTGAAATTGTGGTCGCCGACCAGTGCGAAGAAGGAACCCCGTTTCTTCAACCCTGCTTATCAAATGCATCAATTATGGTAGCCAGTGAAATGATAAAACATGGGTACAAGACCGGGAAAGGGATCGGGGTATCCTTACAAGGCGTCACAGAGCCCGTCACTTTGAATGCCAATGAGAAGTTCTTTGGCATAGGTTTCCAAGCTACCAATGCCGACATAAAATGGGCCGATGAGCGTAAGAAAAATGGATGGGTCCTGCCTCAGCTAGTCCCGCATCTCGCCAAGTCATTTGTTAAGCCAAAGTatatagaagaagaagaataagaagaggcCTTCACGGCCGAAGAAATTGAGGACATTTGTGAGGCAATGAGACAAATGATGTACGAGGTTCACATGGCCCAACCGGGGGAAGGCTCAAGCACtt
Protein-coding sequences here:
- the LOC138899260 gene encoding uncharacterized protein, with the translated sequence MAERFFEVNRISFSRNDLPPEGAAHNKALHLTIKYEGYYVNKVILDGGSRVDICPLSTLQRMEIGTKRIRSNNVCVCAFDGIKRNTIGEIDLILTIGPVDFKVTFQVLDMDTSYKFLLGRPWIHAA